Within the Armatimonadota bacterium genome, the region GCTGCCCACCACATTACCGACCGCGATGCCGGACTGCCCCTTGTAGCTGGACAGCACCGACACCGCCAGTTCGGGGGCGCTGGTGCCGAAAGCCACCAGCGTCAGACCGACCACCACCCGGGGGATGCCCAGCGCCAGCGCAAGGCGCGACGCTCCTCGCACCAGCCACTCCCCGCCGAGTAGCAACAGCGCCAATCCCACCACGAAGAGAAACGCTTTGTCCAAGTGACCACCTGCCCTAAGAGACACTGGGTGCTTAGCGACTCCGCACAGCACCTACCACCGATTCTACCCCAGCGAGGGCACTCATGAAAACCAGCATCGTGGCGGTGGTGGGAAGATCAAAAAGGATAGAGACCAGCAGACCGGCAACGGTGGCGATGAGCGCGTTCGCTACGGCGACACCGACCACCTGCGTCATCCGCCGCGCCAGCATCAACCCGCCCAGCGCAGGCAGCACCAGATACCCGAAAATCAGCACCAGACCGACGAGATGTATCACCACGCCGATAAACCCGCCCAGCAAGAGATAGAAGGCAAACTCCCAGAGACGTGTGCGGTAGCCTAGCGCCTGCGCCGTTTCCGCGTCGAACGCCACCAGCAGGAACTCTTTGCGTAACAGGATGAAAACCGCCAGAACCACAACACCCAGTGCCCAGATACGCGCCACCTCTTCAGGAGAGACGGCGAGAATGTCCCCCGCGAGCAAGTGCTGTACCTCCTCCATGCCATGTGCGCCCTTGGATGCCAGCAGCACGGTCAGCGCGGAGAAGGTCAGGAACACCGCGCCGATGAGTGACTCCCGCGAGATACGTCGTTCACCCCAGGACTGGGCAAAGAAGACAGAACCCACCAGCGCGAACAGCGTGGCACTGAGCAGAGGGTTCCAGCCGACCAGAAACGCTAGTGCGACACCCGCTGCACTCACCTGCGCCAGCGCCGCGCCCACAAACACAATGCGCTTGAGCACCACATACACGCCCAGATAGCCGCCCACTATCGCCAGGATAATCCCCACGCGCAGGGCATCTTGCGCGATGGGAGAACGCCATGTCTCCAACCACTCAGGCATCGCCACATTCCTCCGCCATCTCACGCACCGCCACGATGTAATGATGGTTCAGCCTCTGCACGCAAACAGGCACGCCATAAACCTCCTGAAGCACCTGCTCCTGCAGGAGCTGCTCTGCCTCACCTGCCAACAGACGCCCGTCCAGCAGCACCCCCATGCGTGTGGCGTAACGCGCCACCACGTTCAGCACATGACTCACCAGCACGATGGTCAGCCCGCTTTGCGAGTGCAGCTGTTCAATCAACCCCA harbors:
- a CDS encoding membrane protein, which translates into the protein MPEWLETWRSPIAQDALRVGIILAIVGGYLGVYVVLKRIVFVGAALAQVSAAGVALAFLVGWNPLLSATLFALVGSVFFAQSWGERRISRESLIGAVFLTFSALTVLLASKGAHGMEEVQHLLAGDILAVSPEEVARIWALGVVVLAVFILLRKEFLLVAFDAETAQALGYRTRLWEFAFYLLLGGFIGVVIHLVGLVLIFGYLVLPALGGLMLARRMTQVVGVAVANALIATVAGLLVSILFDLPTTATMLVFMSALAGVESVVGAVRSR